A part of Cottoperca gobio chromosome 4, fCotGob3.1, whole genome shotgun sequence genomic DNA contains:
- the ankrd24 gene encoding LOW QUALITY PROTEIN: ankyrin repeat domain-containing protein 24 (The sequence of the model RefSeq protein was modified relative to this genomic sequence to represent the inferred CDS: deleted 1 base in 1 codon) encodes MKSLKAKFKKTESQDWSKSDERLLQAVEQNEPDKVSALIVKKGLCPTKLDAEGKSAFHVCASRGRLDCLEVIISHGADVTVTDGAGFSALHLAAKNGQSECLKRLLQERLAVDCVDSIGRTPLHHAAVSGCLSCSETLWDFKASLDVQDGDGETPLILAAQMSRVELCVFLLGRGANVNIQDNQGRSALMLACESDGVETVEALLRGGANTQLVDSLGHNAIDYATGNQRIVQMLQDGVPPAPEGEEPPQVPSGASSVQGGTTPRKRKAPPPPRSPLQIKGLPPSPQPRSPAPPARSPESLSPSPQPPEQSAQAEDEEVFEEIRRLRLERGRLLQKIKALEQQQQSALSALEELSQLKQRLEESEAERDRLLEELKGGHGIGVSDSEDMDEMFDFPEKLLSKRSRASPPQDEDTSQGDADSANPSPVPRDPGTVAELRKQIEELTSQNSELALKVQMLEMFEKDDTDMQTSSSDFVPIVQYETLRREFEALQERLSQASDEASSVAEERGDEKSQEGGAGAGSMEALKKKLLRLKEQLASSQSELEELKEQMRLGVLSVECGETAAAGAGAAEEAPDQEQLRARVTELEEELANRQGEAAGQSSRDSDTIKQLTEEVEELRAALSQSESTKEEGQEVESVKGLHDKVAELEAVLAESRTSEKGGGAAGDGQVRRLQQRLGELEGELRRSVPRTELEEVQVTLGLQCEQLARERVDVARRLNDALLDLERFRPPPRGDEEEEEEEEEEEEHSESSEPSGISEHSRRTMAAVREELEVARQEAAQALDCLCAEREGRAQDALQLNGAVPLSKHKESLSAVSEQLAQTLQELQEEKTLRGQTEEQAARLEAKVQDLQDAIPKEEHEKVKAELQHSLQASESSAAAAQEALHEKDMELRELKSQKAAEQGLISKEDHEALRLSLQAEINAAAARFNDLTRKHEKTCTEVFQVQREALFNKSERQVAESQLATVQQQLAELQARSSHIQELHKGIQDSQGLVKEKDRKITELSKDVFRLKEALGALSPPLGFTSSSSSSSTHHGNPGQQVALQNRIAILTQQLQDWERKHKQVVTVYRSHLLSAVQGRMDEEVQGLLLQILRMSEHER; translated from the exons ATGAAGAGTCTGAAGGCAAAGTTTAAAAAGACTGAG AGTCAGGACTGGAGTAAGAGTGATGAGAGGCTCCTGCAGGCTGTGGAGCAGAACGAGCCCGACAAGGTCTCCGCTCTCATCGTCAAAAAGGGCCTCTGCCCCACCAAGCTGGATGCCGAGGGCAAGTCAGC GTTCCACGTCTGTGCATCCCGAGGCCGGCTGGACTGTCTGGAGGTCATCATCTCTCACGGGGCAGACGTCACCGTCACTGATGGCGCTG GCTTCAGCGCTCTTCACCTCGCTGCCAAAAACGGCCAATCAGAGTGTTTGAAGAGACTCTTACAG GAGAGATTAGCAGTAGATTGCGTCGACAGCATCGGGAGGACGCCGCTTCATCATGCAG CGGTCAGTGGCTGCTTGTCCTGCTCTGAGACCCTCTGGGATTTTAAAGCCAGTCTGGATGTCCAGGATGGG gaCGGGGAAACCCCTTTGATCTTAGCAGCTCAGATGAGCAGAGTGgagctgtgtgtctttctgttgggTCGAGGTGCCAATGTCAACATACAAGACAACCAGGGAAG GTCTGCACTGATGCTGGCGTGTGAGAGTGACGGCGTGGAGACCGTAGAAGCTCTACTGAGAGGCGGGGCCAACACGCAGCTGGTTGACTCTCTCGGACACAATGCCATCGACTACGCCACGGGCAACCAACGCATCGTGCAAATGTTGCAGGATGGCGTACCTCCAG CTCCTGAGGGCGAGGAG CCCCCCCAAGTCCCCTCAGGCGCCTCATCAGTGCAAGGGGGCACTACACCCCGCAAACGGAAAGCTCCTCCGCCGCCGCGCTCTCCTTTGCAG ATCAAGGGTTTGCCGCCCTCTCCACAGCCCAGGAGTCCTGCTCCGCCTGCCCGCTCCCCcgagtctctctctccctctccccagcCTCCAGAGCAATCAGCCCAG gcagaggatgaggaggtgttTGAGGAGATTCGGCGGCTGCGTCTGGAGAGAGGTCGTCTGCTTCAGAAGATCAAAGCCTTagagcagcagcaacagagcGCCCTCTCTGCCTTGGAGGAG TTGTCCCAACTAAAGCAGCGTCTAGAGGAGTCggaggcagaaagagacaggCTGCTTGAGGAGCTGAAGGGAGGTCATGGCATCGGGGTCAGTGACTCTGAGGACATGGATGAAATGTTTGACTTCCCAG AGAAGCTGCTCTCCAAGCGCTCCAGAGCCTCCCCTCCTCAGGATGAGGACACTTCTCAAGGAGACGCAGACTCAGCCAACCCCTCCCCTGTCCCCAGAGACCCGGGAACTGTTGCCGAGCTGCGCAAACAAATAGAGGAACTTACCTCACAAAACTCCGAACTAGCTCTCAAAGTGCag ATGCTGGAGATGTTTGAGAAGGAtgacacagacatgcagaccTCCAGCTCAGACTTTGTCCCCATAGTTCAGTATGAAACCCTGAGGAGGGAGTTTGAAGCCCTTCAGGAGCGCCTCTCCCAGGCTTCAGACGAGGCCTCCAGCGTGGCAGAGGAGCG TGGTGATGAGAAGTCTCAGGAAGGAGGTGCGGGA GCAGGGAGTATGGAGGCTctgaagaagaagctgctcCGACTAAAGGAGCAGTTGGCCTCCTCTCAGTctgagctggaggagctgaaaGAGCAGATGCGCCTCGGGGTGCTTTCTGTGGAGTGTGGTGAGACTGCCGCAGCAGGTGCTGGGGCTGCAGAGGAGGCTCCAGACCAGGAGCAGCTGAGAGCGAGGGTGACGGAGCTAGAGGAGGAGCTAGCTAACAGACAGGGCGAAGCAGCCGGTCAGAGCAGCCGGGACAGTGACACAATCAAACAGCTgacagaggaagtggaggaacTCCGCGCTGCCCTCTCCCAGTCAGAGTCTACaaaagaagaaggacaagaggTGGAATCAGTGAAGGGCCTCCATGACAAAGTTGCTGAGTTGGAGGCAGTCCTGGCAGAGAGCAGAACATCGGAGAAAGggggaggagcagcaggagatgGTCAGGTCCGTCGTCTCCAGCAGCGTTTGGGAGAGCTAGAGGGGGAGCTGAGGAGGAGTGTGCCCCGCACGGAGTTGGAGGAGGTGCAGGTGACTCTGGGGCTCCAGTGTGAGCAGCTGGCCCGGGAGAGAGTGGACGTGGCTAGAAGACTCAACGATGCTCTCCTGGATCTGGAGAGATTCAGGCCTCCTCCACGcggagatgaggaagaggaggaggaggaggaagaagaggaggagcattCAGAGAGTTCAGAGCCCTCAGGCATATCAG AGCACTCCAGACGCACCATGGCAGCCGTGAGGGAGGAGCTGGAGGTGGCAAGGCAGGAAGCAGCCCAGGCTCTGGACTGCCTGTGTGCTGAGCGGGAGGGCCGGGCACAGGACGCCCTGCAGTTGAATGGCGCAGTGCCGCTGTCCAAACATAAGGAGTCGCTGTCTGCAGTATCGGAGCAGCTAGCTCAGACGCTGCAGGAGCTCCAGGAGGAGAAGACTCTTCGAGGTCAAACTGAAGAGCAGGCAGCAAGACTAGAGGCCAAAGTGCAGGACCTGCAGGATGCCATCCCCAAAGAAGAGCATGAGAAAGTCAAG GCAGAGCTGCAGCACTCCCTACAGGCCAGTGAgagcagtgcagcagcagctcaggagGCTCTGCATGAGAAAGACATGGAGCTGAGAGAGCTGAAGTCCCAGAAGGCTGCAGAACAGGGTCTGATCTCCAAGGAGGACCACGAGGCCCTGCGGCTCTCTCTGCAGGCTGAGATCAACGCCGCCGCTGCTCGTTTCAACGATCTCACTCGCAAACATGAGAAGACctgcactgag GTGTTCCAGGTGCAGAGGGAGGCTCTCTTTAACAAGAGTGAGCGGCAGGTCGCAGAATCCCAGCTGGCCacggtgcagcagcagctggccgAGTTACAGGCCCGATCCAGTCACATCCAGGAGCTCCACAAGGGCATCCAGGATTCCCAAGGCCTGGTCAAGGAGAAGGACCGCAAG ATAACAGAGCTGTCCAAGGACGTGTTTCGGCTAAAGGAGGCGCTGGGAGCTCTGTCGCCTCCTCTGGgcttcacctcctcttcctcctcctcatctacACACCATGGTAACCCCGGGCAGCAAGTGGCACTGCAGAACAGGATCGCCATACTCACCCAGCAGCTCCAG GATTGGGAGAGAAAGCACAAACAGGTGGTGACTGTGTACCGGTCGCATTTACTGTCCGCTGTACAG GGCCGAATGGATGAAGAGGTGCAGGGTCTGCTACTCCAAATCCTGAGGATGTCAGAGCACGAACGCTGA